A window of the Citrus sinensis cultivar Valencia sweet orange chromosome 9, DVS_A1.0, whole genome shotgun sequence genome harbors these coding sequences:
- the LOC127898662 gene encoding calcium-dependent protein kinase 33-like — MGGCLRKILCCLKPAAAPQQQPREVRDAKPAAAPQQQPPEVRDANPAAAQQQQPPEVRDANPAAAPQQQPPEVRDANPAAAPQQQPPEVRDANPAAAPQQQPPEVRDAILGKPYEDVKLHYTIGKELGSGSSATIYLCTENSTGLQFACKSISKKKIIAAHERDDVRREVEIMRHLSGQPNIVQFKAAYEDDKCVHIVMEYCAGGELFDRIIARGHYSERDAASVFRVIMTVANVCHSKGVMHRDLKPENFLFTSKDENAVLKAIDFGLSVFIEEGKEFRDVCGSAFYVAPEVLRRRYGKEADIWSAGVILYILLCGVPPFWADTDEGIFEEIRKGEIDFQIDPWPVISSSAKELVRRMLTQDPKKRITAAQVLEHPWLKESGEASDKPIDTAVLFRMKQFMAMNKLKKLALKVIVENLPTEEIQKLKQKFTEMDTDKSGTLSYDELKAGLAKLGSTLREVDVKQYMQAADIDGNGTIDYIEFITATMQRHKLERFEHLDKAFQYFDKDNDRYITVDELETAFKEYNMGDDATIKEIMSEVDRDKDGRISYDEFCAMMKRGTQRRGFASRSLAHVVTMRHKK; from the exons ATGGGTGGCTGTTTAAGGAAAATTCTATGCTGCTTAAAGCCAGCGGCAGCCCCACAGCAGCAACCACGTGAAGTACGTGATGCAAAGCCAGCGGCAGCCCCACAGCAGCAACCGCCTGAAGTACGTGATGCAAACCCAGCAGCAGCCCAACAGCAGCAACCACCTGAAGTACGTGATGCAAACCCAGCAGCAGCCCCACAGCAGCAACCACCTGAAGTACGTGATGCAAACCCAGCAGCAGCCCCACAGCAGCAGCCACCTGAAGTACGTGATGCAAACCCAGCAGCAGCCCCACAGCAGCAACCACCTGAAGTACGTGATGCAATTCTAGGTAAACCATACGAGGATGTCAAGTTACATTACACCATTGGGAAAGAATTGGGCAGCGGATCATCTGCTACTATATATCTTTGTACTGAGAATTCAACCGGTTTGCAATTTGCTTGCAAGTCTAtttctaagaaaaaaattatagcgGCGCATGAAAGGGACGATGTAAGAAGAGAGGTTGAGATAATGCGACATTTGAGTGGGCAGCCTAATATAGTTCAATTCAAGGCTGCTTATGAGGATGACAAATGTGTGCATATTGTTATGGAGTATTGTGCTGGTGGTGAGCTGTTTGATCGAATTATAGCTAGGGGCCATTATAGTGAGAGAGATGCAGCTTCTGTATTCAGGGTAATTATGACTGTTGCGAATGTTTGCCACTCGAAGGGTGTTATGCATAGGGATCTCAAACCTGAGAATTTCTTGTTCACCAGCAAGGATGAGAATGCTGTTTTGAAGGCCATTGATTTTGGGTTATCAGTGTTCATTGAAGAGG GAAAGGAATTCAGGGATGTCTGTGGGAGTGCTTTCTATGTTGCTCCTGAAGTGTTACGGCGCAGATATGGGAAGGAAGCAGATATCTGGAGCGCAGGGGTTATACTGTATATTTTACTATGTGGTGTGCCTCCATTTTGGGCAG ACACTGACGAGGGCATTTTTGAAGAAATACGCAAAGGAGAAATTGACTTTCAAATTGATCCATGGCCAGTTATTTCAAGCAGTGCCAAGGAGTTGGTTCGCAGGATGCTGACACAGGATCCAAAAAAGCGGATTACTGCTGCACAAGTTCTAG AGCACCCTTGGCTTAAAGAAAGTGGAGAAGCATCAGACAAGCCAATTGACACTGCTGTTCTTTTCAGGATGAAGCAATTTATGGCAATGAATAAACTAAAGAAACTCGCACTAAAG GTCATTGTGGAAAATCTTCCAACGGAAGAAATACAAAAGCTCAAGCAAAAATTTACAGAGATGGACACTGACAAGAGTGGTACACTTAGTTACGATGAACTGAAGGCAGGATTAGCTAAACTTGGATCGACGCTTAGAGAAGTTGATGTCAAGCAGTACATGCAAGCT GCTGATATAGATGGAAACGGGACTATTGACTACATTGAATTTATCACGGCTACAATGCAAAGACACAAGCTAGAAAGATTCGAACATCTTGACAAAGCCTTTCAGTATTTTGATAAGGACAATGATCG CTATATCACAGTCGATGAACTGGAAACAGCATTTAAAGAGTACAACATGGGTGATGATGCcacaattaaagaaataatgtCTGAAGTCGATAGAGACAAA GACGGTAGGATCAGCTATGATGAATTTTGCGCAATGATGAAAAGGGGAACACAACGGCGAGGATTCGCTTCTAGATCTCTGGCTCATGTTGTTACCATGAGACACAAGAAGTAG
- the LOC102628905 gene encoding calcium-dependent protein kinase 33-like isoform X1: MGGCLSKILGFSNPAAAPQQQPLELRDAILGKPYEDVKLHYTIGKELGSGRSAIVYLCTENSTGLQFACKCISKKNIIAAHEEDDVRREVEIMQHLSGQPNIVQIKATYEDDQCVHIVMELCAGGELFDRIIARGHYSERDAASVFRVIMDIVNVCHSKGVMHRDLKPENFLFTSKDENAVLKVTDFGLSVFIEEGKEFRDLCGSSYYVAPEVLQRKYGKEADIWSAGVIMYILLCGEPPYWAETDEGILEKISKGEGEIDFQTDPWPIISSSAKELVRNMLTRDPKKRITAAQVLEHPWLKEIGEVSDKPIDTAVLFRMKQFMAMNKLKKLALKVIVENLPTEEIQKLKQKFTEMDTDKSGTLSYDELKAGLAKLGSTLREVDVKQYMQTADIDGNGTIDYIEFITATMQRHKLERFEHLDKAFQYFDKDNDRYITVDELETAFKEYNMGDDAAIKEIMSEVDRDKDGRISYDEFCAMMKRGTQRRGFASRSLAHVVTMRH; this comes from the exons ATGGGTGGCTGTTTAAGCAAAATCCTAGGCTTCTCAAACCCAGCAGCAGCCCCACAGCAGCAACCACTTGAACTCCGTGACGCAATTCTTGGTAAACCGTACGAGGATGTCAAGTTACATTACACCATTGGGAAAGAACTGGGCAGTGGAAGATCTGCTATTGTATATCTTTGTACTGAGAATTCAACTGGTTTGCAATTTGCTTGCAAGTGTATTTCTAAGAAAAATATCATAGCGGCCCATGAAGAGGATGATGTAAGAAGAGAGGTTGAGATAATGCAACATTTGAGTGGGCAGCCTAATATAGTTCAAATCAAGGCTACTTATGAGGATGACCAATGTGTGCATATTGTTATGGAATTATGTGCTGGTGGTGAGCTATTTGATCGAATTATAGCTAGGGGCCATTATAGTGAGAGAGACGCAGCTTCTGTATTCAGGGTAATTATGGATATTGTGAATGTTTGCCACTCGAAGGGTGTTATGCACAGGGATCTCAAACCTGAGAATTTCTTGTTCACCAGCAAGGATGAGAATGCTGTTTTGAAGGTCACTGATTTTGGATTATCAGTGTTCATTGAAGAGG GAAAGGAATTCAGGGATTTATGTGGGAGTTCTTACTATGTTGCTCCTGAAGTGTTACAGCGCAAATATGGGAAGGAAGCAGATATTTGGAGCGCAGGAGTTATAATGTATATTTTACTATGTGGCGAGCCTCCATATTGGGCAG AAACTGACGAGGGCATTCTTGAAAAAATAAGCAAAGGAGAAGGAGAAATTGACTTTCAAACTGATCCATGGCCAATTATTTCAAGCAGTGCCAAGGAGTTGGTTCGCAACATGCTGACACGGGATCCAAAAAAGCGGATTACTGCTGCACAAGTTCTAG AGCACCCTTGGCTTAAAGAAATTGGAGAAGTATCAGACAAGCCAATTGACACTGCTGTTCTTTTCAGGATGAAGCAATTTATGGCAATGAATAAACTAAAGAAACTCGCACTAAAG GTCATTGTGGAAAATCTTCCTACTGAAGAAATACAAAAGCTCAAGCAAAAATTTACAGAGATGGACACTGACAAGAGTGGTACACTTAGTTATGATGAACTGAAGGCAGGATTAGCTAAACTTGGATCCACGCTTAGAGAAGTCGATGTCAAGCAGTACATGCAAACT GCTGATATAGATGGAAATGGGACTATTGACTACATTGAATTTATCACTGCTACAATGCAAAGACACAAGCTAGAAAGATTCGAACATCTTGACAAAGCCTTTCAGTACTTTGATAAGGACAATGATCG CTATATAACAGTCGATGAACTGGAAACAGCATTTAAAGAATACAACATGGGTGATGATGCCgcaattaaagaaataatgtCTGAAGTTGATAGAGACAAA GACGGTAGGATCAGCTATGATGAATTTTGCGCAATGATGAAAAGGGGAACACAACGGCGAGGATTCGCTTCTAGATCTCTGGCTCATGTTGTTACCATGAGACACTAA
- the LOC102606862 gene encoding protein ACCELERATED CELL DEATH 6-like, which translates to MDQELPTTMDHELLNVLRRGDEHQISLIAGRMQNIFSTMSPRGNTVLHMAIRFRNHKVIPEILRRRDSLLRKNNWKGETPLHIAARVGDPAIVSTILKYAPAITNGTESEPESLLRITDDEGNTPLHNAVRNKHENVVRMLVKKDRIPLGYLNNAEQTPLSIAIDSSLTDIACFIIDQRPESLNHRLPEELTLLHSAVMRQNYEIIVKILDKNKGLINLPDWHQRSPLHYAAALGNVRMAKRLLEENNELAYKRDRYFETPLHLAAENGKLNVLKELIDGYPDAIEILNKKDRSILHLAAENGNMNIVSFILKSPEMEDLINSADEDGNTPLHLAAMNFHSDVVHILCKHKSVNIRAKNHSENRNTALAIVESSKAEGRDIQKHLTIKALRAAYAKRALYPEDIRENRRFYKDEGEKGKEMAQTLSVMATLIATFTFTAAFTIPGGFKNDDPDAGMATLLGRASFQAFVITDAIAMTSAMTAAVTVFWSFWKGKSESFMDALPLAIGFTWIALISMTLAFVTGLYVVLSSNLALAILVCVIGCFLPFVFYVFAPFFMIIFDQTEVNPFAFVVRFVRNTF; encoded by the exons ATGGATCAAGAATTACCAACAACCATGGACCACGAACTACTTAATGTATTAAGGCGGGGGGATGAACATCAAATCAGCCTAATTGCAGGTCGAATGCAAAATATTTTCAGCACAATGAGTCCCCGAGGCAACACAGTGCTTCATATGGCTATCAGATTTCGAAACCATAAAGTGATACCAGAGATTCTCAGGCGACGGGATTCACTTCTCCGTAAGAACAACTGGAAGGGTGAGACTCCATTGCATATAGCTGCTAGGGTTGGTGACCCTGCTATCGTTAGTACAATCTTGAAATATGCGCCGGCCATTACAAATGGAACAGAATCAGAACCAGAAAGCCTTTTGAGGATAACAGACGATGAAGGTAACACTCCTCTGCATAACGCTGTAAGAAACAAACATGAGAATGTTGTTCGGATGCTGGTGAAAAAAGATAGGATTCCTCTTGGCTATCTTAATAATGCTGAGCAGACCCCACTCTCAATCGCCATCGATTCAAGTTTGACTGACATTGCATGTTTCATCATCGATCAAAGACCAGAGTCTCTTAACCACAGATTGCCCGAAGAACTGACACTTCTCCATAGTGCTGTCATGAGGCAAAATTATG AGATCATAGTGAAGATACTGGACAAAAATAAAGGACTCATCAATTTGCCTGACTGGCACCAGAGAAGTCCTCTTCATTATGCTGCAGCCTTAGGTAATGTTAGAATGGCAAAGCGCTTGTTAGAAGAAAACAATGAACTTGCTTATAAACGCGACCGCTATTTTGAGACACCTCTTCACTTGGCTGCGGAGAATGGCAAGCTAAATGTTTTGAAAGAACTTATCGATGGTTACCCAGATGCCATTGAGATCCTCAACAAAAAAGATCGCAGTATCCTCCACCTTGCAGCTGAAAATGGAAATATGAATATAGTCTCATTTATTCTGAAATCACCTGAGATGGAAGATTTGATCAACTCGGCTGATGAAGATGGGAATACTCCTTTGCATCTAGCTGCAATGAACTTCCATAGTGACGTGGTTCACATTCTCTGCAAACACAAGAGTGTGAACATCAGGGCAAAGAACCACAGCGAGAATAGAAATACTGCTCTAGCAATTGTTGAGTCATCTAAAGCTGAGGGAAGGGATATCCAAAAG CACTTAACCATAAAGGCACTGAGGGCGGCCTATGCAAAACGAGCTCTATATCCAGAAGACATTCGTGAGAATAGGCGGTTCTACAAAGATGAAGGTGAGAAAGGCAAAGAAATGGCTCAAACACTCTCAGTGATGGCGACACTTATTGCCACATTCACGTTCACAGCAGCCTTCACAATTCCAGGGGGTTTCAAAAATGATGATCCTGATGCAGGCATGGCAACTCTGCTTGGAAGAGCAAGTTTCCAAGCATTTGTCATCACGGATGCCATAGCCATGACTTCAGCCATGACTGCAGCCGTTACcgtattttggtcattttggAAAGGCAAAAGTGAATCTTTTATGGACGCACTTCCGTTGGCCATTGGCTTCACTTGGATTGCACTCATATCCATGACACTAGCATTTGTGACAGGTTTGTACGTAGTGTTGTCAAGCAATTTGGCCCTGGCTATTTTGGTTTGTGTGATTGGTTGCTTTTTGCCCTTCGTGTTTTATGTCTTTGCTCCTTTCTTTATGATTATATTTGATCAAACTGAAGTCAATCCGTTTGCATTCGTTGTACGCTTCGTGAGGAACactttttaa